A region from the Sphingopyxis lindanitolerans genome encodes:
- a CDS encoding acetyl-CoA carboxylase biotin carboxylase subunit, with protein MFKKILIANRGEIACRVIKTARRMGIATVAVYSDADARAPFVAMADEAVHIGASPASESYLIADKIIAACKETGADAVHPGYGFLSERTSFAEALAKEGIAFVGPPVNAIAAMGDKIESKKLALAAGVNVVPGFVGEIDDTEHAVRISNEIGYPVMMKASAGGGGKGMRLAYDEKDVREGFEATKREGLNSFGDDRVFIEKFILNPRHIEIQILGDQHGNILYLNERECSIQRRHQKVVEEAPSPFVTPAMRKAMGEQCVALSRAVGYYSAGTVELIVSGADPTGESFYFLEMNTRLQVEHPVTEAITGIDLVEQMIRVAAGETLAMTQDDIKIDGWAIENRVYAEDPYRGFLPSTGRLTRYHPPVKGWTDDGAENGRRGVDGVRVDDGVFDGGEVSIFYDPMIAKLITWGQTRDEAADLQVAALDRFELEGLGHNIDFVSAIMQHPRFRSGELTTGFIAEEYPEGFHGAPTDDAVTRALAAIAGFMASAEADRARRTDGQLGDRLDPPAKWQVTIGGASHKVKLGHKHIKVDGEKVDIALEYTPGDRLVIAEIDGSELAVKVAKTRSGWRMTTRGAIHEVRVLPWHVAPLATHMIEKVPPDLSRFLICPMPGLLVALHVGEGDAVEAGQPLATVEAMKMENILRAEKTGVVKTVNAAQGDSLAVDAVILEME; from the coding sequence GTGTTCAAGAAAATCCTGATCGCCAACCGCGGTGAAATCGCCTGCCGCGTTATCAAGACCGCGCGCCGCATGGGCATCGCGACCGTTGCCGTCTATTCGGACGCCGACGCGCGCGCGCCGTTCGTGGCGATGGCCGATGAGGCGGTGCATATCGGCGCGTCGCCCGCGTCCGAATCCTATCTGATCGCCGACAAGATCATCGCGGCGTGCAAGGAAACCGGGGCCGATGCGGTGCATCCGGGCTATGGCTTCCTGTCCGAACGCACCAGCTTTGCCGAGGCGCTGGCCAAGGAAGGCATCGCCTTCGTCGGCCCGCCGGTGAACGCGATCGCGGCGATGGGCGACAAGATCGAATCGAAAAAACTCGCGCTGGCGGCGGGGGTCAATGTCGTCCCCGGCTTCGTCGGTGAGATCGACGATACCGAACATGCGGTGCGTATCTCGAACGAGATCGGCTATCCGGTGATGATGAAGGCGTCGGCGGGCGGCGGCGGCAAGGGGATGCGGCTGGCTTATGATGAGAAGGACGTCCGCGAAGGCTTTGAGGCGACCAAGCGCGAAGGCCTCAACAGCTTCGGCGACGACCGTGTGTTCATCGAGAAGTTCATCCTCAATCCGCGCCACATCGAGATCCAGATTCTCGGCGACCAGCATGGCAACATCCTCTACCTCAACGAGCGCGAATGCTCGATCCAGCGGCGGCACCAGAAGGTGGTCGAGGAAGCGCCGTCGCCCTTCGTCACCCCCGCGATGCGGAAAGCGATGGGCGAACAATGCGTCGCGCTGTCGCGCGCGGTCGGCTATTATAGCGCGGGCACGGTCGAACTGATCGTCAGCGGCGCCGACCCGACGGGCGAGAGCTTCTATTTCCTCGAAATGAACACGCGGCTCCAGGTCGAGCATCCGGTGACCGAGGCGATCACCGGCATCGACCTGGTCGAACAGATGATCCGCGTCGCGGCGGGCGAAACGCTGGCGATGACGCAGGACGACATCAAGATCGACGGCTGGGCGATCGAGAACCGCGTCTATGCCGAGGACCCCTATCGCGGCTTCCTGCCCTCGACCGGGCGGCTGACGCGCTATCACCCGCCGGTGAAGGGCTGGACCGACGACGGCGCGGAGAATGGCCGCCGCGGCGTCGACGGCGTGCGCGTCGATGACGGCGTGTTCGACGGCGGCGAGGTGTCGATCTTTTACGACCCGATGATCGCCAAGCTGATCACCTGGGGCCAGACGCGCGACGAGGCGGCCGATTTGCAGGTCGCGGCGCTCGACCGCTTCGAACTCGAAGGGCTCGGCCACAATATCGATTTCGTCTCGGCGATCATGCAGCATCCGCGCTTCCGCTCGGGCGAGTTGACGACGGGCTTTATCGCCGAGGAATATCCCGAGGGTTTCCACGGCGCGCCGACCGACGACGCGGTGACGCGCGCGCTAGCGGCGATCGCGGGCTTCATGGCGAGCGCCGAGGCCGACCGCGCGCGGCGCACCGACGGTCAGCTCGGCGACCGGCTCGACCCGCCCGCCAAATGGCAGGTGACGATCGGCGGCGCGAGCCACAAGGTCAAGCTGGGTCACAAGCATATCAAGGTTGACGGCGAAAAGGTCGACATCGCGCTCGAATATACGCCGGGCGACCGGCTGGTCATCGCCGAGATCGACGGCAGCGAACTGGCGGTGAAGGTCGCCAAGACACGCAGCGGCTGGCGGATGACGACGCGCGGGGCCATTCACGAGGTGCGCGTGCTGCCCTGGCATGTCGCCCCGCTCGCGACGCACATGATCGAGAAAGTGCCGCCCGACCTGTCGAGATTCCTCATCTGCCCGATGCCCGGCCTGCTCGTCGCGCTGCACGTGGGTGAGGGCGACGCGGTCGAGGCCGGGCAGCCGCTCGCGACGGTCGAGGCGATGAAGATGGAGAATATCCTGCGCGCCGAAAAGACGGGTGTCGTGAAGACGGTGAACGCGGCGCAGGGCGACAGCCTGGCGGTCGACGCGGTGATATTGGAGATGGAATAA
- the bioB gene encoding biotin synthase BioB — translation MSETRTDWTREEIAELFDLPFDELMWEAQGVHRRHHARGQVQLCTLLSIKTGGCQEDCGYCSQSAHADSGLKATKLMDVRAVLQAAAEAKDAGSKRFCMGAAWRNPKDRDMPAIVEMVEGVRQMGMETCMTLGMLSKEQAQTLAVAGLDYYNHNIDTSPENYGNIISTRTFQDRLDTLEEVRNAGINVCSGGIVGLGETRADRVGFVHALATLERHPESVPVNALIPIKGTVLGDMLADTPLAQIDDIEFVRTVAVARITMPKSMVRLSAGRESMSEATQALCFMAGANSIFTGDKLLTTGNRGDSADAALFAKLGLRPMESEEPMRMEAAE, via the coding sequence ATGAGCGAGACCCGCACCGACTGGACGCGCGAGGAAATCGCCGAACTGTTCGACCTGCCGTTCGACGAACTGATGTGGGAGGCGCAGGGCGTCCACCGCCGCCATCATGCGCGGGGGCAAGTGCAGCTCTGCACCTTGCTCAGCATCAAGACCGGCGGTTGCCAGGAAGACTGCGGCTATTGCTCGCAGTCGGCGCATGCCGACAGCGGGCTGAAAGCGACCAAGCTGATGGACGTCCGCGCCGTGCTGCAAGCGGCGGCCGAGGCGAAGGATGCGGGCTCGAAACGGTTCTGCATGGGCGCCGCATGGCGCAACCCCAAGGACCGCGACATGCCCGCGATCGTCGAGATGGTCGAGGGGGTGCGCCAGATGGGCATGGAAACCTGCATGACGCTGGGGATGCTCAGCAAGGAACAGGCGCAGACGCTCGCGGTCGCGGGGCTCGATTATTATAATCACAATATCGACACCAGTCCGGAGAATTACGGCAATATCATCTCGACACGGACGTTTCAGGACCGGCTCGACACGTTGGAAGAGGTTCGCAACGCCGGGATCAACGTCTGTTCGGGCGGGATCGTCGGGCTGGGCGAGACGCGCGCCGACCGCGTCGGCTTCGTCCACGCGCTCGCGACGCTCGAACGCCATCCCGAGAGCGTGCCGGTCAACGCGCTGATCCCGATCAAGGGCACCGTGCTCGGCGACATGCTCGCCGACACGCCGCTGGCGCAGATCGACGACATCGAATTCGTCCGCACCGTCGCCGTCGCGCGCATCACCATGCCCAAATCGATGGTCCGCCTGTCGGCAGGCCGCGAGAGCATGTCGGAGGCGACGCAGGCGCTCTGTTTCATGGCGGGCGCGAACAGCATCTTCACCGGCGACAAGCTGCTCACCACGGGGAACCGCGGCGACAGCGCTGACGCCGCGCTGTTCGCGAAGCTGGGGCTGCGGCCGATGGAGAGCGAGGAGCCGATGCGGATGGAGGCGGCGGAGTGA
- a CDS encoding O-acetylhomoserine aminocarboxypropyltransferase — protein MTQKPETLAVHAGTAPDPTTKARITPIYQTASYVFDDVDHAARLFNLQEFGNIYTRIMNPTNGALEGKIAALEGGQAALAVASGHAAQFLAFHTLMEPGCEIVAAKKLYGGSLNQMGQSFRKMAWTTRFVDADDAGNVAAAINDNTRAVFIESLANPGGVVQDIEAIAKVAHDAGVPLIVDNTMATPMLCRPIEHGADIVVHSTTKFLNGHGNAIGGVMIDAGSFDWAKGGKYPTLSEPNASYHGLKFTEAFGNLAFILAARTLGLRDLGPALAPMNAFLALTGMETLALRMDRHCSNAIELAQWLKAHPKIDWVSYAGLPDSPYHGLANKYLGGRGGSVFTFGLKGGYDAGVKLVSSVRMFSHLANLGDTRSLIIHPASTTHSQLSEAELVEAGAGPDVVRVSVGIEHIDDIIADLAQALESIA, from the coding sequence ATGACACAGAAACCCGAAACGCTGGCGGTCCACGCCGGCACCGCGCCCGATCCGACGACCAAGGCGCGGATCACCCCGATCTATCAGACCGCCTCCTATGTGTTCGACGATGTCGATCACGCCGCGCGGCTGTTCAACCTTCAGGAATTCGGGAATATCTACACCCGGATCATGAACCCGACCAACGGCGCGCTGGAGGGCAAGATCGCGGCGCTGGAGGGCGGGCAGGCGGCGCTGGCGGTGGCGTCGGGCCATGCCGCGCAGTTCCTGGCCTTTCACACGCTGATGGAGCCCGGGTGCGAGATCGTCGCGGCGAAGAAACTCTATGGCGGCTCGCTCAACCAGATGGGGCAGAGCTTTCGCAAGATGGCGTGGACGACGCGCTTCGTCGATGCCGACGATGCGGGCAATGTCGCCGCCGCGATCAACGACAACACCCGCGCGGTGTTCATCGAAAGCCTCGCCAACCCCGGCGGCGTGGTGCAGGACATCGAGGCGATCGCGAAGGTCGCGCACGATGCCGGGGTGCCGCTGATCGTCGACAATACGATGGCGACGCCGATGTTGTGTCGCCCGATCGAGCATGGCGCCGACATCGTCGTCCATTCGACGACCAAATTTTTGAACGGCCACGGCAATGCGATCGGCGGGGTGATGATCGACGCGGGGTCGTTCGACTGGGCGAAGGGTGGCAAATATCCGACGTTGAGCGAGCCCAATGCGTCCTATCACGGCCTGAAATTCACCGAGGCGTTCGGTAATCTCGCCTTCATTCTCGCCGCGCGGACGCTCGGCCTGCGCGACCTCGGCCCGGCGCTCGCGCCGATGAACGCCTTCCTCGCGCTGACGGGCATGGAGACGCTGGCGCTGCGCATGGACCGGCATTGCAGCAACGCGATCGAGCTTGCCCAATGGCTGAAAGCGCATCCGAAGATCGACTGGGTCTCCTACGCCGGCCTGCCCGACAGCCCCTATCATGGCCTTGCCAATAAATATCTCGGCGGTCGCGGCGGGTCGGTGTTCACCTTTGGCCTCAAGGGCGGGTATGACGCGGGGGTCAAGCTCGTCTCGTCGGTCAGGATGTTCAGCCACCTGGCCAATTTGGGCGACACGCGCTCGCTGATCATCCACCCCGCCTCGACCACCCACAGCCAGCTTTCCGAAGCCGAGCTGGTCGAGGCCGGCGCCGGTCCCGACGTGGTGCGCGTGTCGGTCGGCATCGAGCATATCGACGACATCATCGCCGACCTGGCGCAAGCATTGGAGAGCATCGCATGA
- the scpA gene encoding methylmalonyl-CoA mutase, producing the protein MTDKPTIDQWAAAADKEVKGRDLTWHTAEGIDVKPLYTAEDVQVDPGLPGFAPFTRGVRASMYAGRPWTIRQYAGFSTAEESNAFYRRNLAAGQKGLSVAFDLATHRGYDSDHPRVTGDVGKAGVAIDSVEDMKILFDGIPLDQMSVSMTMNGAVIPILAFFIVAGEEQGVDRKLLDGTIQNDILKEFMVRNTYIYPPEPSMRIISDIFGYTSREMPKFNSISISGYHMQEAGATQVQELAFTIADGAEYVRYGVASGLDIDKFAGRLSFFFAIGMNFFMEIAKLRAARVLWHRVMTNLGARDERSKMLRTHCQTSGVSLTEQDPYNNVMRTTIEAMAAMLGGTQSLHTNALDEAIALPTDFSARIARNTQIVIQEETGMTKVVDPLGGSYYVEALTQELVDKAWEIIERVEKEGGMAKAVAAGWPKAMIETAAAARQARVDRGDDVIVGVNKYRLKDEDLLETLEVDNAKVREGQIARINKTKANRDESTCQAALKALRDGAAGQSSIENNLLALAVEAARARATLGEISSAMEESFERYGTQPTPVKGVYAAPYAGDPRWQAVIDGVAAVERRMGRKPKLLVAKMGQDGHDRGANVIASAFGDMGFDVVSGPLFQTPEETVVLALDSGVDVVGASSLAAGHKTLIPELIAKLREAGRTDIKVIAGGVIPPQDYDYLRDAGVQGIYGPGSNVVECAADVLRLLGHNMPPLEDAA; encoded by the coding sequence ATGACCGACAAGCCGACCATCGACCAATGGGCCGCCGCCGCCGACAAGGAAGTGAAGGGCCGCGATCTGACCTGGCACACGGCCGAGGGGATCGACGTCAAGCCGCTCTATACCGCCGAGGATGTGCAGGTTGATCCGGGCCTGCCCGGTTTCGCGCCCTTCACCCGCGGCGTGCGCGCGTCGATGTATGCGGGGCGGCCGTGGACGATCCGGCAATATGCGGGCTTTTCGACCGCCGAGGAATCGAACGCTTTCTATCGCCGCAACCTTGCGGCGGGGCAGAAGGGGCTGTCGGTCGCTTTCGACCTCGCGACGCACCGCGGCTATGACAGCGATCACCCGCGCGTCACCGGCGATGTCGGCAAGGCGGGGGTCGCGATCGATAGCGTCGAGGATATGAAGATCCTGTTCGACGGCATCCCGCTCGACCAGATGTCGGTTTCGATGACCATGAACGGCGCGGTGATCCCCATCCTCGCCTTCTTCATCGTCGCGGGCGAGGAGCAGGGGGTCGACCGCAAATTGCTCGACGGGACGATCCAGAACGACATCCTCAAGGAGTTCATGGTCCGCAACACCTATATCTACCCGCCCGAACCCTCGATGCGGATCATCTCGGACATCTTCGGCTACACCAGCCGCGAGATGCCGAAGTTCAACAGCATCTCGATCAGCGGCTATCATATGCAGGAAGCCGGGGCGACGCAGGTGCAGGAACTGGCCTTCACCATCGCCGACGGCGCCGAATATGTGCGCTATGGCGTCGCGAGCGGCCTCGACATCGACAAATTCGCGGGGCGTCTGTCCTTCTTCTTTGCGATCGGCATGAATTTTTTCATGGAGATCGCCAAGCTGCGCGCCGCGCGAGTGCTGTGGCACCGCGTGATGACCAACCTTGGCGCCAGGGACGAGCGGTCGAAGATGCTGCGGACGCATTGCCAGACCTCGGGTGTCTCGCTCACCGAGCAGGACCCCTATAACAATGTCATGCGCACGACGATCGAGGCGATGGCGGCGATGCTGGGCGGGACGCAGTCGCTGCACACCAACGCGCTCGACGAAGCGATCGCGCTGCCAACCGATTTTTCGGCGCGCATCGCGCGCAACACCCAGATCGTCATCCAGGAAGAAACCGGGATGACCAAGGTCGTCGATCCGCTCGGCGGCTCATACTATGTCGAGGCGCTGACCCAGGAGCTGGTCGACAAGGCGTGGGAGATCATCGAGCGCGTCGAAAAGGAAGGCGGCATGGCGAAGGCCGTCGCCGCAGGCTGGCCCAAGGCGATGATCGAAACCGCCGCCGCGGCGCGGCAGGCGCGCGTCGATCGCGGCGACGATGTGATCGTCGGGGTGAACAAATATCGCCTGAAGGATGAAGACCTGCTCGAAACGCTCGAGGTCGATAACGCCAAGGTGCGCGAAGGCCAGATCGCGCGGATCAACAAGACCAAGGCGAACCGCGACGAAAGTACGTGCCAGGCGGCGCTGAAGGCGCTGCGCGACGGCGCGGCGGGGCAGTCGAGCATCGAGAACAACCTGCTCGCGCTCGCGGTCGAGGCGGCGCGCGCGCGCGCGACGCTCGGCGAGATTTCGTCGGCGATGGAGGAAAGCTTCGAGCGTTATGGCACCCAGCCGACGCCGGTGAAGGGCGTCTATGCCGCGCCTTATGCGGGCGACCCGCGCTGGCAGGCGGTGATCGACGGCGTTGCCGCGGTCGAACGGCGCATGGGGCGCAAGCCGAAGCTGCTCGTCGCCAAGATGGGACAGGACGGGCATGATCGCGGCGCGAACGTCATCGCCTCGGCGTTCGGCGACATGGGGTTCGACGTCGTGTCGGGGCCGCTGTTCCAGACGCCCGAGGAGACGGTGGTGCTGGCGCTCGATTCGGGCGTCGATGTCGTCGGCGCGTCGAGCCTCGCGGCGGGGCACAAGACGCTGATCCCCGAACTGATCGCCAAGCTGCGCGAGGCCGGCCGCACCGACATCAAGGTCATCGCGGGCGGCGTCATCCCGCCGCAGGATTATGATTATCTGCGCGACGCCGGGGTGCAGGGCATCTATGGCCCCGGCTCGAACGTGGTCGAATGCGCCGCCGACGTGCTGCGCCTGCTCGGCCACAATATGCCGCCATTGGAGGATGCCGCATGA
- the mce gene encoding methylmalonyl-CoA epimerase: MKLGRLNHIGVATPSIADSIVFYRDVMGATTIHEPFDIADQGVKVCFVDTPGADGALTGTQIELVEPLPGNTSIAGFLEKNPAGGQHHMCYEVPDIHAAKAAFEALGKRVLGEPRIGAHGTLIFFVHPRDMGGVLTEIMETPKGGH, translated from the coding sequence ATGAAACTGGGCCGCCTCAACCATATCGGCGTCGCGACGCCCTCGATCGCCGACAGCATCGTCTTTTACCGCGACGTGATGGGCGCGACGACGATTCACGAGCCGTTCGACATCGCCGATCAGGGCGTGAAGGTCTGTTTCGTCGATACGCCCGGCGCCGATGGAGCGCTTACGGGCACGCAGATCGAACTGGTCGAGCCGCTGCCCGGCAACACCTCGATCGCGGGGTTCCTCGAGAAGAACCCGGCGGGGGGGCAGCATCATATGTGCTATGAAGTGCCCGACATTCATGCCGCCAAGGCCGCGTTCGAGGCGCTGGGCAAGCGGGTGCTGGGGGAGCCGCGGATCGGGGCGCACGGGACTTTGATCTTCTTCGTCCATCCGCGCGACATGGGCGGGGTGCTGACCGAGATTATGGAGACGCCGAAGGGCGGGCACTAA
- a CDS encoding acyl-CoA carboxylase subunit beta translates to MSANITEMEGRRAAAALGGGQKRIDAQHAKGKLTARERLDVLLDHGSFEELDTYVEHDCVDFGMQDQKIPGDGVVTGSGTINGRLVYVFSQDFTVFGGSLSKRHAEKICKVMEKAMLVGAPVIGLNDSGGARIQEGVASLGGYADVFQKNVLASGVVPQISLIMGPCAGGAVYSPAMTDFIFMVKDSSYMFVTGPDVVKTVTNEVVTQEELGGAITHTTKSSVADLAFENDIEALLAARDFFDYLPENNRSGVPVRPTSDPYDRKETSLDTLIPPNANQPYDMHELIRKTIDEGDFFEVQPAHAGNIICGFGRIEGRTIGIVANQPLVLAGVLDINSSKKAARFVRFCDAFEIPIVTFVDVPGFLPGTAQEYGGIIKHGAKLLFAYAEATVPKITVITRKAYGGAYDVMASKHLRGDLNYAWPTAEIAVMGAKGAVEIIFRSDIGDPEKIAERTKEYEDRFANPFVAAQRGYIDEVIYPHSTRRRIALGLRKLRNKQLENPWKKHDNIPL, encoded by the coding sequence ATGTCCGCCAATATCACCGAAATGGAAGGCCGCCGTGCCGCCGCCGCTCTGGGCGGCGGGCAGAAGCGCATCGATGCGCAGCATGCCAAGGGCAAGCTGACCGCGCGCGAGCGGCTCGACGTGCTGCTCGATCATGGCTCGTTCGAGGAACTCGACACCTATGTCGAGCATGATTGCGTCGATTTCGGAATGCAGGACCAGAAAATTCCGGGCGACGGCGTCGTCACCGGATCGGGGACGATCAACGGCCGCCTCGTCTATGTCTTCAGCCAGGATTTCACGGTTTTCGGCGGCTCGCTGTCGAAACGCCACGCCGAAAAGATCTGCAAGGTCATGGAAAAGGCGATGCTCGTCGGGGCGCCGGTGATCGGCCTGAACGACAGCGGCGGCGCGCGCATTCAGGAAGGCGTGGCGTCGCTCGGCGGCTATGCCGACGTGTTCCAGAAGAATGTGCTCGCCAGCGGCGTCGTCCCGCAGATCAGCCTGATCATGGGGCCATGCGCGGGCGGCGCGGTTTACAGCCCGGCGATGACCGACTTCATTTTCATGGTGAAGGACAGCAGCTATATGTTCGTCACCGGCCCCGATGTTGTCAAAACCGTCACCAACGAGGTCGTCACGCAGGAAGAACTCGGCGGCGCGATCACCCACACGACGAAAAGCTCGGTCGCCGATCTGGCGTTCGAAAATGACATCGAGGCGCTGCTCGCGGCGCGCGATTTTTTTGACTATCTGCCCGAAAACAACCGCAGCGGCGTGCCGGTCCGTCCGACGAGCGATCCTTATGACCGCAAGGAAACCAGCCTCGACACGCTGATCCCGCCGAACGCGAACCAGCCCTATGACATGCACGAACTGATCCGCAAGACGATCGACGAAGGCGATTTCTTCGAGGTGCAGCCGGCGCACGCGGGCAACATCATCTGCGGCTTCGGCCGCATCGAGGGACGCACGATCGGCATCGTCGCGAACCAGCCGCTGGTGCTCGCGGGGGTGCTCGACATCAATTCGTCGAAGAAGGCGGCGCGCTTCGTCCGTTTCTGCGATGCGTTCGAGATTCCGATCGTCACCTTTGTTGATGTCCCCGGCTTCCTGCCCGGCACGGCGCAGGAATATGGCGGCATCATCAAGCATGGCGCGAAGCTGCTCTTCGCTTATGCCGAGGCGACGGTGCCCAAGATCACGGTGATCACGCGCAAGGCCTATGGCGGCGCTTATGACGTGATGGCGTCAAAGCATCTGCGCGGCGATCTGAACTATGCGTGGCCGACTGCCGAGATCGCGGTGATGGGCGCGAAGGGCGCAGTGGAAATCATCTTTCGCAGCGACATCGGCGATCCCGAAAAGATCGCTGAACGCACGAAGGAATATGAGGACCGCTTCGCCAATCCCTTCGTCGCGGCGCAGCGCGGTTACATCGACGAGGTGATCTATCCGCACTCGACGCGGCGGCGGATCGCGCTGGGGCTGCGGAAGCTGCGGAACAAGCAGTTGGAGAATCCGTGGAAGAAGCATGACAATATTCCGCTGTGA
- a CDS encoding helix-turn-helix domain-containing protein — translation MVQSRLYAGRQLRQLREARALRQADFAARLGISASYLSQIEHDGRPLTPVLLDRLQKLFPLEWEEVAADTGDRRAAALREAAADPLFAPAPIAPDQLERAALQQPQLADQFVALHAAYRRAGQRLQIIDEALTGGTAEGSRLPWEEVRDWFHDAGNYVDSIDRAAEALAGQLRGRDPSPAIETIERRLRDALGISIVYHQAQALRDYDATMRHLVIDPSQPPESRRFQLAHQLAALALAGEIAAVVEASPLRTAAARQLLHVGLANYAAGAVLMPYTPFRASARAVRHDIDRLRMDYGVSFEQACHRLSTLQRPGARGIPMFFCRVDMAGNITKRHSATRLQFARFGGACPLWVVHEAAAIPDRILFQLAETPDGLRYVSMAKGLVKPSGSYARSPRRYAVALGCEAQYAADFVYADGVDVAAPQSAARIGLSCRICPRDDCDQRAFPPSDRPILVDPDRRGVVPYRIG, via the coding sequence ATGGTGCAGTCACGACTCTACGCTGGGCGGCAACTTCGCCAACTTCGGGAAGCCCGCGCCCTCCGCCAGGCCGACTTCGCGGCGCGGCTCGGCATCTCGGCCTCCTATCTCAGCCAGATCGAGCATGACGGCCGGCCGCTCACCCCCGTCCTGCTCGACCGGTTGCAAAAGCTCTTCCCGCTCGAATGGGAGGAGGTCGCCGCCGACACCGGCGACCGCCGCGCCGCGGCGCTGCGCGAAGCCGCCGCCGACCCGCTGTTCGCCCCCGCGCCGATCGCGCCCGATCAGCTCGAACGCGCGGCGCTGCAACAGCCGCAGCTCGCCGACCAGTTCGTCGCGCTCCATGCCGCCTATCGCCGCGCCGGGCAGCGGCTCCAGATCATCGACGAAGCCCTGACCGGCGGCACCGCCGAGGGCAGCCGCCTGCCGTGGGAGGAGGTGCGCGACTGGTTCCACGACGCGGGCAATTATGTCGACAGTATCGACCGCGCCGCCGAGGCGCTGGCGGGGCAGCTTCGTGGGCGCGACCCGTCGCCCGCGATCGAGACGATCGAGCGGCGGTTGCGCGATGCGCTCGGCATCTCGATCGTCTATCATCAGGCGCAGGCGCTGCGCGACTATGACGCGACGATGCGCCACCTCGTCATCGACCCGTCGCAGCCGCCCGAAAGCCGCCGCTTCCAGCTCGCGCACCAACTCGCCGCACTCGCGCTCGCGGGCGAGATCGCCGCGGTGGTCGAGGCGTCGCCGCTGCGCACCGCGGCGGCGCGCCAGTTGCTGCACGTCGGCCTCGCCAATTACGCCGCGGGCGCGGTGCTGATGCCCTACACCCCCTTTCGCGCCAGCGCCCGCGCGGTGCGGCACGACATCGACCGGCTGCGCATGGACTATGGCGTCAGCTTCGAGCAGGCGTGCCACCGCCTCTCGACCCTCCAACGCCCCGGTGCGCGCGGTATCCCGATGTTTTTCTGCCGCGTCGATATGGCGGGCAACATCACCAAGCGCCACAGTGCGACGCGGCTGCAATTCGCACGCTTCGGCGGCGCCTGCCCCTTGTGGGTCGTCCACGAAGCGGCGGCGATCCCCGACCGCATCCTGTTCCAGCTCGCCGAGACGCCCGATGGTCTGCGCTATGTGTCGATGGCAAAGGGGCTGGTGAAGCCGTCGGGCAGCTATGCGCGATCCCCGCGCCGCTACGCCGTCGCACTCGGGTGCGAGGCGCAATATGCCGCCGATTTCGTCTATGCCGACGGGGTCGATGTCGCTGCCCCCCAAAGCGCCGCGCGGATCGGCCTGTCGTGCCGCATCTGCCCGCGCGACGATTGCGACCAGCGCGCCTTCCCGCCCAGTGACCGCCCGATCCTCGTCGACCCCGACCGCCGGGGCGTGGTGCCTTACCGGATTGGATGA
- a CDS encoding SDR family oxidoreductase, with protein MVGTALVTGGSGYIAGFLIRQLIDNGWTIHATVRSLTREPEVRGWLNVDNDRLKVFAADLEHDAGWAESIAGCTHVAHVASPFPLGVPKHPDELIVPAREGALRALRFARAAGIKRFVMTSSMAAIAYGHGDGGGIYAEADWTNLDNPGVMAYPRSKTIAERAARDWIAAEGGGMEFASVNPAAVFGPLLSDDLSTSIELVKQLLEGKVPMCPDIGFGIIDVRDVADLHYRALTAPDIRDERYVCSGPFLKMIDVANMLTANLGEQAKKVPTRKMPDWLLKIFALVRPELKQLVAELGNVRGGDSRHAMETLGWTMRPPEEAILATAHSLIERGIVKV; from the coding sequence ATGGTCGGCACGGCATTGGTTACCGGAGGCAGCGGCTATATTGCGGGCTTCCTGATCCGCCAACTCATCGACAATGGCTGGACCATCCACGCCACGGTCCGCAGCCTGACGCGCGAGCCCGAGGTGCGGGGTTGGCTGAACGTCGACAACGACCGGCTGAAAGTCTTTGCCGCCGATCTGGAGCATGACGCGGGCTGGGCCGAAAGCATCGCCGGCTGCACCCATGTCGCCCACGTCGCCTCGCCCTTTCCGCTCGGCGTGCCCAAGCATCCCGACGAGTTGATCGTTCCGGCGCGCGAGGGCGCGCTCCGCGCGCTGCGTTTCGCGCGGGCGGCGGGGATCAAGCGCTTCGTGATGACCTCGTCGATGGCGGCGATCGCTTATGGCCATGGCGACGGCGGCGGCATCTATGCCGAAGCCGACTGGACCAATCTCGATAACCCCGGCGTCATGGCCTATCCGCGCTCGAAGACGATCGCCGAGCGCGCCGCCCGCGACTGGATCGCGGCCGAGGGCGGCGGCATGGAATTCGCCTCGGTCAATCCCGCGGCGGTGTTCGGGCCGTTGCTCTCCGACGATCTGTCGACTTCGATCGAACTGGTGAAGCAATTGCTTGAGGGCAAGGTGCCGATGTGCCCCGACATCGGTTTTGGCATCATCGATGTGCGCGACGTTGCCGACCTCCATTATCGCGCGCTGACCGCGCCCGATATCCGTGACGAGCGCTATGTCTGTTCGGGGCCGTTCCTGAAGATGATCGACGTCGCAAACATGCTGACCGCGAACCTGGGCGAACAGGCGAAAAAGGTGCCGACGCGCAAGATGCCCGACTGGCTGCTCAAGATCTTCGCGCTGGTCCGCCCCGAACTCAAGCAACTCGTCGCCGAACTCGGTAATGTTCGCGGCGGCGACAGCCGTCACGCGATGGAAACGCTCGGCTGGACGATGCGGCCGCCCGAGGAAGCGATCCTGGCGACGGCGCACAGCCTGATCGAGCGAGGGATTGTGAAGGTGTAA